The sequence GTGCGCGTCACCGGCGCCGGTCCCCGCCAGCAGGCGGAACGTCACTTCTATCTGGTGGTGGACGGGGTGCCGGAGGAGGCGGTGATCGAAACCCTCGACGAGGTGGTCCTCGGAGGCGGCACCGAGGGCGCAGTGCCGCGACGCCTGAGCAGCAAGCGTCCCAAAGCCGCCGGCGAGGGCGACGTGACCCTGTCGATGCCGGGAAACATCGTCGAGGTCCTGGTCAAGGAGGGCGACACCGTGCAAGCCGGCGACCCGGTCCTGATCGTCGAAACCATGAAAATGGAAACCGAGGTGCAGGCCCCCATCGGTGGCACGGTCACCGCCGTGTACGTGCAGAAAGGCGATGCGGTGACGCCCACGGAAACCCTGCTCCACATCGAGCCCTGACCCGGTCATTCGGGCGGCGCGCCGGTTTCCAGAACCGCCTGGGAAATGACCTGGATCGCCGGGTGGCTCGAGCGCTGCGTCAGAGAAATGGCGTAAAAGCACTCCTCCACCTCACGGGTGCGCCCGACCACCTCCACCTGGTGCTGGCGACAGATCTCCGCCTCGACCAGGGTCGGGGCGCAGAAGATGCCCACACCCGCCTGGCCGAACACCTTCATCAGGGCGCTGTCGTCGAATTCGGCCACCACCTGGGGATGGATCCCCAGGGTTTCGAACCAGCCCAACAGGCGTCCGCGGATCACCGCATCGGCGGTCGCCATCAGCATCGGGGCACCGTCCAGGGAGCGGGGGAAACCGCGGCGATGGCGGCGGACCAGGTCGCCGCGGGCGAGAAAGCTGACACCACAACTCCCCAGCCGGCGGCTTTCGGCGCGCACCGGCGATTCCGAGGTCAGCGGCCGGTCGCTGAGCACCAGATCGAGGCGACGGGCGGCCAGGCCCGCGGCCAGCTGCGCCATCCCCCCCTCGTGGCAGTGGATGCGGAACGGCTCCTCCAGCATCAGGAGCGGACGCAGCAGGCGGTAGGCCATCAGCTTGGGCAGGAAATCGGTGACGCCGACGTGAAAATGCCGGGGCTCGACCGTCACCTGACGCCGCACCACCTCGGCCATCTCCTCCCCGAGCGAGAAAATCCGGTCCGCGTAACGGAACACCGTGCGCCCCGTGTCGGTCACGGTCAGTCCCCGCCCCTCGCGCTGCAGCAGCTTGACGCCGAGGCGTTCCTCCAGCGCCTGAATCTGGCTGCAGATGGTCTGCGGCGTGACGTGAAGGCGCTCGGCGGCCCGGGTCAGGCTGGACTCCTGGGCGGTGACCCAGAAATAATGCAGGTGCTTGTAATTCAGCTGCACTTTAAATTTGTCTCGAAACGACAGGCAAGCAAATTCGAA comes from Methylomarinovum caldicuralii and encodes:
- the nhaR gene encoding transcriptional activator NhaR; its protein translation is MQLNYKHLHYFWVTAQESSLTRAAERLHVTPQTICSQIQALEERLGVKLLQREGRGLTVTDTGRTVFRYADRIFSLGEEMAEVVRRQVTVEPRHFHVGVTDFLPKLMAYRLLRPLLMLEEPFRIHCHEGGMAQLAAGLAARRLDLVLSDRPLTSESPVRAESRRLGSCGVSFLARGDLVRRHRRGFPRSLDGAPMLMATADAVIRGRLLGWFETLGIHPQVVAEFDDSALMKVFGQAGVGIFCAPTLVEAEICRQHQVEVVGRTREVEECFYAISLTQRSSHPAIQVISQAVLETGAPPE